In a single window of the Melissococcus plutonius ATCC 35311 genome:
- a CDS encoding exodeoxyribonuclease VII small subunit has product MAKEEKTFEESLNILEEIVQQLERGDVPLEEALTAFQEGMKLSRQCQETLEKAEKTLTKMMTETNDEVLFEESEKEQ; this is encoded by the coding sequence ATGGCGAAAGAAGAAAAAACATTTGAAGAATCACTTAATATATTGGAAGAAATTGTCCAACAATTGGAACGTGGTGATGTGCCTCTAGAAGAAGCATTAACAGCTTTTCAAGAAGGAATGAAACTAAGTCGTCAATGTCAAGAAACTTTGGAAAAGGCAGAAAAAACCCTAACAAAAATGATGACAGAAACAAACGATGAAGTATTGTTTGAGGAAAGTGAAAAAGAACAATGA
- the xseA gene encoding exodeoxyribonuclease VII large subunit yields the protein MTQQYLTVTALTKYLKRKFDADPYLGRIYLTGEISNFRLRVNAHQYFSLKDDGAKISAIMFKSAFQKLKFQPKEGMKVLVVGRISLYENNGAYQIYIDHMEPDGIGALYQALAELKEKLAKEGLFNKVKRKLPLYPKRIAVITSPSGAVIRDIITTVHRRYPIAQLVLFPTLVQGEQAADDIVRNIERAEKIGNFDTIILGRGGGSIEDLWPFNEESVARAIYQSKIPIISSVGHETDTTIADLVADVRAATPTAAAEMAVPVLSEELLKIKERQERLAQAFLYLVQQQEEHFKHLKNSYVFKQPERLYEGQTLKLDQVTQRLQQLAEAIYHQKQLQTQSILNQLYQQAPLNQIKEKKQYTSFLNKNLTTATQQIVKDKRKQFISLVQQLDLLSPLKIMGRGYSYTTKNEKVIRSAQEVKVADQLTIHYTDGMVKAVVESKTSLEKEF from the coding sequence ATGACGCAACAATATTTAACGGTTACTGCTCTAACAAAGTATTTAAAACGTAAATTTGATGCTGATCCCTATTTAGGTCGTATTTATTTAACTGGTGAAATTTCTAATTTTCGTTTACGAGTAAACGCTCATCAGTATTTCAGCTTAAAAGATGATGGCGCTAAGATTTCAGCAATTATGTTTAAATCGGCCTTTCAAAAATTAAAATTTCAACCTAAAGAGGGAATGAAAGTCTTAGTCGTAGGCAGGATTTCTCTTTATGAAAATAATGGTGCCTACCAAATTTATATCGACCATATGGAACCTGATGGTATTGGAGCATTGTATCAAGCATTGGCAGAATTGAAAGAGAAATTAGCAAAAGAAGGATTATTCAATAAGGTAAAACGTAAACTCCCTTTATATCCTAAACGAATTGCTGTTATTACAAGTCCCAGTGGCGCAGTGATTCGGGATATTATCACAACGGTTCACAGACGTTATCCCATTGCCCAACTTGTTTTATTTCCTACATTGGTTCAAGGTGAACAAGCCGCTGATGATATTGTTAGGAACATTGAGCGAGCAGAAAAAATTGGAAATTTTGATACGATTATTTTGGGACGAGGTGGCGGTTCAATTGAAGATTTATGGCCGTTTAATGAGGAAAGTGTGGCACGTGCAATCTATCAATCAAAAATTCCCATTATATCTTCTGTTGGTCATGAAACCGATACAACGATTGCTGATTTGGTAGCAGATGTTAGAGCTGCTACACCAACAGCTGCTGCAGAAATGGCTGTTCCTGTTCTATCAGAGGAGTTACTAAAAATTAAAGAAAGACAAGAACGATTAGCTCAAGCATTTCTTTATCTAGTACAACAACAGGAGGAACACTTTAAACATTTGAAAAATTCCTATGTTTTTAAGCAACCTGAACGTCTTTATGAAGGGCAAACGTTGAAACTTGATCAAGTAACACAGCGTCTTCAACAACTAGCCGAGGCAATTTATCATCAAAAACAACTACAAACGCAATCTATACTTAACCAACTCTATCAACAAGCACCATTAAATCAAATAAAAGAGAAAAAACAATACACATCATTTTTAAATAAAAATTTAACAACAGCAACACAACAAATAGTGAAAGATAAACGCAAACAATTTATTTCACTGGTTCAGCAGTTAGATTTATTAAGCCCGTTAAAAATTATGGGACGTGGTTATAGTTATACAACAAAAAATGAAAAAGTTATTCGTTCGGCTCAGGAAGTAAAAGTAGCTGATCAGTTAACGATTCATTATACCGATGGTATGGTTAAAGCAGTTGTAGAAAGTAAGACATCTTTAGAAAAGGAGTTTTAA